A genomic window from Emys orbicularis isolate rEmyOrb1 chromosome 8, rEmyOrb1.hap1, whole genome shotgun sequence includes:
- the S1PR1 gene encoding sphingosine 1-phosphate receptor 1, with amino-acid sequence MGSTSSRQKKVFNDSVSDYVNSEIIKKHYNYTGKLNEKSDSGIKVTSVVFIIICCFIILENIFVLLTIWKTKKFHRPMYYFIGNLALSDLLAGVAYTANLLLSGHKTYSLTPAQWFVREGSMFVALSASVFSLLAIAIERYITMLKMKLHNGSNSFRSFLLISACWVISMILGGLPIMGWNCLDHLQSCSTVLPLYHKHYILFCTTVFTGLLLSIVVLYCRIYSMVRTRSRSLTFRKNITKATRSSEKSLALLKTVIIVLSAFIACWSPLFILLLLDVGCKVKACSILFKAEYFLVLAVLNSATNPIIYTLTNKEMRRAFIKILCCCKCPSADSGAKFKRPIIGGMEFSRSKSDNSSHPQKDEGDCLETIMSSGNVTSSS; translated from the coding sequence ATGGGCTCTACCAGCAGCCGCCAGAAGAAAGTCTTCAATGACTCAGTCAGCGATTATGTCAACTCTGAAATCATTAAGAAACATTACAACTACACAGGGAAGTTAAACGAGAAGTCAGACAGTGGAATAAAAGTGACCTCAGTGGTTTTTATCATCATTTGTTGCTTTATCATCTTAGAGAACATTTTTGTCCTGCTGACCATCTGGAAAACCAAGAAGTTTCACCGACCCATGTACTATTTCATTGGGAATTTGGCTCTCTCAGACTTGCTGGCTGGGGTGGCTTATACTGCCAACCTTTTGTTATCTGGACACAAAACCTATAGTCTCACCCCTGCCCAGTGGTTTGTCAGGGAAGGCAGCATGTTTGTAGCTTTGTCAGCCTCTGTTTTCAGCCTGCTGGCCATTGCCATTGAGAGGTATATCACCATGCTGAAGATGAAACTCCACAATGGGAGCAACAGCTTCCGCTCCTTCCTACTGATCAGTGCCTGCTGGGTGATATCCATGATCCTAGGGGGGCTCCCTATTATGGGCTGGAACTGCCTCGACCACCTGCAGAGTTGCTCCACTGTGCTGCCCCTCTACCATAAGCACTATATTCTCTTTTGCACCACAGTTTTCACTGGTCTTTTATTATCAATTGTCGTCCTCTACTGCAGGATCTATTCCATGGTCAGGACTAGGAGCCGCAGTCTGACATTTCGAAAAAACATTACCAAAGCCACGAGGAGCTCAGAGAAATCTCTAGCCTTGCTCAAGACAGTGATCATTGTCCTGAGCGCATTTATTGCCTGCTGGAGTCCCTTGTTCATCCTACTCTTGCTGGATGTGGGGTGCAAAGTGAAGGCCTGTTCAATCCTCTTCAAAGCTGAGTATTTCTTAGTACTGGCTGTGCTCAATTCAGCCACGAACCCTATCATCTATACCTTAACCAACAAAGAGATGCGGAGGGCCTTCATCAAGATCCTGTGCTGTTGCAAATGCCCCTCTGCAGATTCTGGGGCCAAATTCAAGAGGCCAATCATAGGAGGGATGGAGTTTAGTCGAAGCAAATCTGACAATTCCTCCCACCCACAGAAGGATGAGGGTGACTGCCTGGAGACAATCATGTCTTCAGGCAATGTCACCTCGTCTTCTTAG